Within Terriglobales bacterium, the genomic segment GGCGGTATGAGCGATCGTTCACGGACTATCACACCGTTCCGCAGGCGAACGGCAACGGTTCGCTCGCAAAAGGGCACACGATCGATCTCCAGGTACGTGCGGTCAGGAGCGGCTGGCTGCCGTTCTATCCGCAGTTCAACAAGAACTCACTGGATCTAGTGCGCGAGGCGGAAGCAGCCGGTCGGCATACGAACGAAGAAATCGTTGACTACACCGTACAGCAGCTCAAGAACAAGAACTTGAAATTCGCGGTTGAAGATCCAGATGCTCCGGAGAACTGGCCGCGCGTGTGGTTCATCTGGCGCGGTAATGCGTTGATGGCCAGCGCGAAAGGTCACGAATACTTCCTGAAACATTATCTGGGCACGCACTCGAACCTGATTTCGAAAGACATCGCAGGCGACAGCGTTGAGGAAGTCGAGTACACGAGGGAAGCCCCGGAAGGGAAGATGGACCTCATCATCGATCTGAACTTCCGTATGGATACGTCCGCGCTGTACTCGGACATCGTGCTTCCGGCTGCCACTTTCTACGAGAAGGCAGACCTGAACTCAACAGACATGCACAGCTTCATTCATCCACTGTCGCCCGCTGTGCCTCCGTCGTGGGAGTCGAAGAGTGACTGGCAGATCTTTCGAGCCATTGCAAAAAAGGTTTCGGAACTGGCGCCAAAGCATTTTCCGGAGCCGGTGCGCGACATCGTTGCTATGCCGCTAGCGCACGACACGGCAGCCGAAATCGCTCAAGCTGCGATCCGAGATTGGAGCAAAGGGGAGTGCGAGGCGATCCCAGGCAAGACGATGCCGGGGCTGAAAATAGTCGAGCGCGACTACCGCAATTTGTACAACCAGTTTATTTCGTTCGGGCCTCAAGTTCCGGCGAGTGGACTGGGTGCGCATGGCACGCACTACGACGTGAAGGACGAGTACGAGGCTGCGCTAGGTGAGTGTCCATCAGTGGAATGGGAAGGGAAGCGCTTCCCTTCGTTGAAGGAAGATGAGCATGCGTGCAACCTCATCCTGCGATTCGCGACCGTTACGAACGGCGAGCTTTCCTATAGGTCATATAAAAACATCGAAGAAAAGGCAGGGGTGCCACTGGCTCATCTCGCTGAGCGCAATCGTGGCATGCGCGTCAGCTACAAAGACCTGCAGTCACAGCCAAGGCGATTCATCAACAGCCCGATGTGGTCAGGCCTGATCGAGAACGGGCGGGCGTATTCGCCGTTCACCTACAACGTGGAGTGCATGGTGCCATGGCGCACGCTCACCGGCCGCCAACACCTTTACCTCGATCACCAGATGTACATCGACTTCGGCGAGCACCTTCCGACTTACAAACCGAAGCCGTTGCCGGTGAAGTACAACGATATTTGGTACAGCCTGCCGGACAACGCCACGAAGATGCTGAATTACCTGACGCCGCACGGCAAGTGGCACATTCACTCTACCTACGGCGACAACCAGCGCATGACGACACTTTCGCGCGGCGTGGAACCGTTCTGGATGAACGACAAGGACGCGGCGGAGATCAACATCGAGGACAACGATTGGGTCGAGGTGCATAACGATAACGGCGTGGTAGTGACGCGTGCCGCCGTGAGTGCGCGAATCCCCAGGGGGATTTGCATTCAGTACCACTCGCCGGAGCGCACGTATTCGGTCCCGACGTCGCCGTTACGAGGACACAAGCGCGCGGGTGGACACAACAGCCTCACACGTACCCGGTTAAAGCCAAACCTGATGTGCGGCGGCTACGGCCAGTTCACGTTCCACTTTAACTATTGGGGACCGATCGGCTGCAACCGTGATACGCACGTGCTCGTGCGCAAACTTCCGGAATTGAAGTGGTAGGCCGAAGGGGAGATGACGATGAATGTGCGTTCGCAGGTTTCGATGGTGTTCCATCTGGACAAGTGCATCGGGTGCCACACCTGTTCCATCGCTTGCAAAAATATTTGGACGGACCGTCGCGGGACGGAATACATGTGGTGGAACAACGTGGAAACAAAGCCCGGAACAGGCTATCCAACAGCATGGGAAGATCAAGGCAAGTACAAAGGCGGATGGGAAAAGAAAGGCGACGAGATCGGCCTCAAGTCGCAAAACAAAGGCGACGCACTTTTTAAGATCTTTCATAACCCGAACCAGCCCACCATGGACGACTATTACGAGCCGTGGACCTACGATTATCAGCACCTCTTCAACGCTCCGGAAGGTGCGGATCAGCCCACGGCTCGGCCTATCTCGATGGTTACGGGCGAGTACATCAATATCGAGGCTGGACCGAACTGGGATGATGACCTCGGCGGCTCCCCTGTTTACGCCGAGAATGACCCGAACCTGGAGGCGTTGACACCCGAACAGCGCGAACAATTGTTCGCTACCGAGCGACTGGTGTTCTTCTACTTCCCGCGTATATGTAATCACTGTTTGAATCCGGCCTGTGTCGCGGCGTGTCCGTCGGGTGCCTTATATAAGCGCGGGGAAGACGGAATCGTTCTGATAGACCAGAAGCGCTGCCGCGGATGGCGTGCATGCGTAGCGGCTTGTCCCTACAAGAAGACTTACTTCAACTGGGCCACAGGCAAATCGGAGAAGTGCATCCTCTGTTTTCCACGCCTGGAAACCGGCCAGGCTCCTGCGTGTTTCCATTCGTGCGTCGGCCGCATTCGCTATCTGGGCGTCTTGCTTTACGACGCGGACCGCATCGAGGAAGTCGCGAAGCTTCCCGATGATCAACTGATTGAGGGACAGCGCTCGCTCATTCTGGATCCATTCGATCCGGAGGTGATCGCAGCCGCCCGCACCAGCGGAGTCCACGATTCGGTTGTCGAATCGGCGCAAAAGTCGCCGGTGTATCAGTTCGTCAAGGTGTGGAAGATGGCGCTTCCTCCGCACCTGGAATATCGCACGCTTCCGATGTTGTTCTATGTTCCTCCAATGTCGCCGGTGATGGCGAATAAGCAGAACGACGTTATCGACAACAACACGACTGAGTTCTTCCACGACATTGAAAGTTCTCGTGTGCCGATCGCTTACCTGGCCAGGTTGATGGGCTGCAATCAGGAAAGCAAGGTGCGCTATGCATTGCGCAAGCAGAAGGCGGTGCGGTGGTACAGGCGAGCGGTTACTGTCGGCGACATAAGTATGGAAACCGCGCAGCGCATGCTGGCGGAGGCCGACTGCTCGCCTTGCGAAGCAGAAGCAATCTACAAACTAACATCGCTCTGCACATTCGACGACCGTTTCGTAATTCCGCCCATGCACCGTGAAGAAGCGCTGGAAATGATGAAGGACCCCTACGAACACAAGGCCAGCACAGGCTTCGGATTTGTGGGTGCGCCGCAGAGGGGAATGTGATGCAGAAGCGTGCATACGGTTGCTTTGCGGCATTGCTCAGCTATCCACTGACAAAGGAAATGCCTGATTTCGAGAGCATCATCGCAGCACTGCCGGGTGATTGCCATCTGCGCATTGCATCCTTCCGCGAAGTGATGGAGACACTTTCGGTCGAAGCACAGCAGGAACTCTTCACCCAGACGTTCGACCTCAATCCGGTGTGCTCGCTTGAGGTGGGCTGGCATCTGTTCGGGGAAAACTACGAGCGCGGGCTTCTCCTCGTTCGTTTACGTGAAGAATTGCGTGCTGCCGAGATCAGGGAAGAAGGGGAATTGCCCGATCACCTCACTTATACCCTTCGTCTTTTGCCGACGATGGAGGCGGGGCGCGCTGCCGATTTCGCCGGTGCCATCGTTTTACCTGCGCTGGTGAAGATGATCCAGGCTCTCCAGGGAAAGAACAATGTCTACGAGGACCTACTGACGTGCGTCGCCGTGATGCTGCGTAACGACTTTCCGGAGATTTCACTTCCGGAAACGAAGATTGAACTTCCTGTCCTGCCGGAGGAGGTCGCGCTATGACTACCACCGCCCTGCTCGATATGTTTTCGTTTGCTGTTCTGCCGTATGTGGCGATTTTCACGTTTCTGCTAGTCACGATAGAGCGATACCGTAAGGCACCATTTACTTATTCCAGCTTATCGTCGCAGTTTTTGGAAAACGGGCAGCATTTCTGGGGTCTCGTTAGCTTCCACTATGGCATTCTCGCCCTGTTCGTCGGGCATCTGATCGGGTTCCTGCTGCCGAGGCAAGTGCTGTGGTGGAACAATCGTCCTGCCCGCCTTTACGTGCTCGAGATCAGCGCTCTGGTGTTTGGACTAATGACGCTGATCGGGTTGTGCAGTGCTATCCACCGGCGCGTGTTCACGAGCAAAGCGCGTATTGTGACCAGCGTTGCCGATTGGGTGGTTCTGGGCCTACTCGTATTTCAAGCCGCACTGGGAATTTACATCTCGGTGTTTCACCCGTGGGGTTCGTCGTGGTTCGCCGCGTCGGCCTCTCCGTACATCTTCTCCATCTTCAAGTTCAACCCAGATACCACTTACCTTACGACTCTGCCTTGGACGGTCAAACAGCACATCACCAATGCTTGGCTGATTATCGCCCTATTCCCGTTTACGCGCCTAGTCCACGTAATCGTGGCGCCGTTCCCGTACCTGTGGCGCAAGCCGGAGTTAGTCCGGTGGTATGGAATTCGGCGAATCGCACCACTATGGAAACGCAATCTCCAAACCGGCGCAGTGGCAAAGGCGGCTTCGGTAACGAAGGGGTAGGCGATGCTGAATGGGTTACTTAATGCGGCAGGCAGTCGGGTGGCGACGATACTGCTCGTCGTTGGATTGGTGTTTGCGTTGCTTACAGCGGCACCGAATCTTGCGATGGTCCACCTTCCGGGGAATCAGCAAGGCTACGAGCCCGCGCAGCCGATTGCATTCTCGCATCGCCTCCATGCGGGCGAGCTGCAAGTGCAGTGCCTGTATTGTCACTCGGGTGCAGAACGCAGCCGACACGCAGGTATCCCGGCAGCCAGTACCTGCATGAATTGCCACCGCTTTGTTACGGCGACACGAGGCGCGGTTAGGGCCGAAGATGAGCTCGCCCAGCAGGAGAAACGCTCTCCCAGACGCATCGTCTCTCCGGAACTGAAGAAGCTGTACGACGCTCTTGCACTTGACGAAAAGCTCCAGCGCGATTACACCCGCCCGCTCCAACCCATCCGTTGGACGAAGGTCTATAACCTGCCCGACTTTGTGTACTTCGATCATCGACCGCACGTGAACGCCGGCGTGACGTGCCAGTCCTGTCACGGGTCGGTAGAAACTATGGAACGCGTGCGCCAGTCAGGCGATCTGAGTATGGGCTGGTGCGTTAACTGCCACCGCGGTGTGAACGGCGCAGGTCTCGACGGGAAAGGGAACTTCACTACCGCGCCTGCGCCGGCCTTCACGGGTGCAAAGCCGGTCACTCGCCGCGTATACGCTTCAACGGACTGCTCAACCTGTCATTACTGAGGGGTGCTGTGAACGGAAACGATAGATCTCGCTACTGGAAGGGCCCAGATAAATCGACTGTGCCTGGTGATGGCGAATTCGCCGAGGAACTCCCGCGTGGCACGTTCATGCTCAAGCGTCGCGACTTCCTGCATGTCGCCGGGTTTGCGGCAGCCGTGGCTGCAACCACGGGTTGCAGCCGTGCCCCCGTGCAGAACGCGATTCCGATGCTGGTACAGCCGGAGCAACTGGTTCCAGGTACTTCGCTGCACTACGCAACCACGTGCGGCGGCTGTTCAGCAGGTTGTGGCGTGCTTGCCAAGGTGCGCGATGGCAGGCCGATCAAGCTGGAAGGTAACCCACAGCATCCGCTTTCCCGTGGAGGGCTGTGTGCAGTCGGACAAGCATCTTTACTTGGACTCTATGATTCGCAACGACTGAAGTCACCACTTCGCGATGGCAAGGAGGTCGCATGGGAGGCGCTTGATACCGAGGTAACCAGCGCGTTTTCGGATCTGCGGGCGAAGGGCGGATCGCTTCGCTTGCTGACGGGTTCCATTACAAGTCCCACAACGCGATCTGTCGTTGACCAGTTCCTCAATACGTTTCCGAACGCAAAACACGTTCAGTACGATGCGGTCTCGTATTCGGCGATTCTCGATGCGCATGAGAGAACGCACAACATTCGTGCGGTCCCGCACTTCCATTTTGACCGGGCTGCAGTGATTGTGGCAGTCGACGCCGATTTCCTCGGCACGTGGCTTTCCCCCGTCGAATACACGGCCGCCTACCGTGAAGGCCGAAAACTGAATGGCGCAAGGTCTAGCTGTTCGTGGCACGTGCAGTTCGAATCACGTATGTCACTTACCGGCAGCAAAGCCGACGAACGTTACACGATTGGCCCCGCAGAGCGCAGCGAACTACTGCGGCAGATTGCGGATCGCATCGAGTCGCTCGCCAACGGCCGAACAGGTTTGCCAGCACGACAGTTGTCGGTTCCGCCAAGTGCCATCGAGAAAGTAGCCAGGAAGCTATGGGAAACCCGCGGACGTTCGATTGTTGTCAGCGGCTCCAACGATGTCGACGAACAGCTAGTCATCAACCGCCTGAACCACCTGCTTGGGAATTATGGGACTACCGTTGACCTAACCTCTCCCTCCTATCAGGCCGTCGGGAGCGATCAGGCGTTGTCCGCTCTGTTTGACGAATTGCAGCAGGGGAAAGTCGACGCATTACTCGTGGCGGGAGTTAATCCGGTATTCGATCTGCCATTCGCAATCGACGCCATCAAGCATGTGCCGCTGGTTATCAGCTTCGCGCAGCGGATGGATGAAACCTCGCTTCTCGCGAAGTACGTCGCCCCCGGACCTCACTTTCTCGAGACCTGGAGTGATGCTGAACCTGTTGCTGGCATCATTACGTCGAGCCAGCCGATGGTGCAACAATTCGGACAAACGCGAACGTTAGCGAAAACGCTGTCGAAATGGATGGGTACTTCCGCAAGCGATCAAGAAATAATGCGGCAGTATTGGAAGATGGCGTATTTCCCGCGTCAGAAGTACGCGGCGAGTTTCGATGCATTTTGGGATCGGAGCATCCAAGATGGCTTCTTCGAACTCGCACCGGCGCTGCGGAATGTTGCTGCGTTTCACGCAACACCCGTGGGAGTTGAGCAGAAGGCCGCGTCGCGCGAATCAGGTGCTTACTCGCTCGTCCTCTATCCGACGATGGCGATGCGCGGTGGTTCGGAAGCATACAATTCCTGGCTGCATGAATTGCCTGACCCGATCACAAAGGTGACCTGGGACAACTACGCCTGCGTGTCGCCGGCTACCGCCACGAAGATGGGATTAGCCGAGGGCGATGTTGTCAGGATCTCTTCCGGACAACTTTCGCTCGAACTTCCAACGTATATCCAACCGGGGCAGCACAATGACGTAGTCGCGGTGCCACTTGGTTACGGCAGCGTCCTCAGCAAGCGCTTCGCAAATATCGGACCGCACTGGATCGACGCACTCCCCAGCGTTGGAACTGATGGCTGCGTCGGAAAGAACGCGGCTGGATTCGTGGTGTTCGCCGGCACGCGTCGTTTCGAATTGCCTGTTCGGATCCAAAAAACCGGTAGCCGTCAGATTCTCGCTTCCACGCAATTGCATCACGAGCTTTCCGTTCCGGAGACCTTGGCGAAGCTTAATCCCGAGCCACGCCCAATAATCCAGGAAACCACGTTGGCGGCCTACAAGCAAAATCCAAATGCGGGAGTACATGAGCACGAGGAACGCGAGGATCTTTGGCCGGCTGACCATCCATACAAAGGACATCGTTGGGCTATGGTCGTAGATCTCGAGGCATGCAGCGGTTGTTCTGCATGTGTGATCGCCTGCCAGGCCGAGAACAACATTCCCGTGGTCGGTAAGGACGAAATCCGCCGCAACCGCGAGATGCATTGGATGCGTATAGACCGGTACTACTCCAATCGTCCTGACGGCCGCGTGGATGTCGCTTTCCAGCCCGTTATGTGTCAGCAATGCGAGAATGCACCCTGCGAGACGGTGTGCCCCGTACTTGCGACGGTGCATAGTGAGGAAGGGCTTTCGCAGCAGGTTTACAACCGCTGCGTCGGCACGCGTTACTGTGCAAACAACTGTCCCTACAAGGGGCGGCGCTTCAACTGGTTCAACTACTCACGCGACGACAAACTTCAGAACCTGGTGCTCAATCCCGATGTGACTGTTCGGTCACGCGGCGTCATGGAGAAGTGCAGTTTTTGTGTGCAGCGCATTGAAGCTGCCAGGATCGACGCCAAATGCCAGGGTAGGGATATCGCGGATGGCGATATTCAGACTGCATGTCAACAATCGTGCCCCGCAAAGGCAATCTATTTCGGAGATATCAATGATCCGAAAAGCGAGGTAGCTAAGAAGATGCGGGATCCGCGGCGGTATCGCGTGCTTTCGGAACTGAATCTCAGGCCGGCGGTCGGCTATCTCACGATCGTTCGCAATCGTGATGAGAACAAAGGAGGCGAACATCATGGCTGATATCGCCATCTCCCCGGTAGCCGCATCCACTCTCGATTCAGCTCCGCGGCCGTTAATAGAGGGACGTAGGTCACTCTCCCAGGTCACGCGTGATGTCCTTGCACCGATGGAGGGACGCCCGACGGCGCTCTGGTTTGTGGCGTTGGCAGCCTCGGTAACACTGCTCGGCTTGGGCGCAACCGCCGTGACCTACGAAATTGCGACTGGCATCGGTACATGGGGTTTAAACCGAACGGTCGGATGGGCCTTCGACATTACCAACTTCGTTTTCTGGATCGGCATCGGCCATGCGGGCACATTGATCTCGGCCATCCTTTTCCTGCTTCGACAGCGGTGGCGTACATCGGTGAACCGCGCTGCCGAAGCAATGACGATTTTCGCCGTCATGTGCGCCGGAATTTTCCCGATCATTCACACCGGACGCCCTTGGTTCGCTTACTGGATGATGCCGTATCCAAACTTCCGCGGACCCCTGTGGGTAAACTTCCGCTCCCCTCTCGTGTGGGATTTCTTTGCCATTTCCACTTACTTCACAGTTTCCGCAATGTTCTGGTACATCGGGTTGCTCCCGGACTTTGCGACCATTCGCGACAAGTCGGCGTCCTGGTGGCGGCGAAAGATCGCCGGCTTTCTCTCGCTCGGTTGGACGGGTTCATACCGAACATGGCAGAGATACGAGGTTGTGTACCTGATGCTCGCTGGCCTGGGCACACCGCTGGTTATCTCCGTCCACACCATCGTCAGTTGGGATTTCGCTACCGCCGTGATGCCAGGATGGCACGCAACTATCTTTCCGCCGTACTTCGTTGCGGGCGCCATCTTCAGCGGCATGGCCATGGTCTTGACCCTAATGATCATCGCCCGCAAGTTGATGCGTCTGGAAAACTACATCACGCTGCGGCATCTCGGTGCCATGTGCAAGTTGGTAATCGCAACCAGCGGCATTGTTGGGCTGGCATATGCGACGGAATTCTTCACCGCTATGTACAGCGGGAACCAGTACGAGCAGTTCGTATTTGCGAATCGAGCGCTCGGGCCATTCGCCTGGGCGTACTGGGTCATGGTCGCCTGCAACGTGATTATCCCGCAGCTACTGTGGTTTCCTCACATCCGCACGAGGGTGGGCGCGATCTTTGCCATCTCGCTATTCGTGAACGTCGGTATGTGGTTCGAACGATTCGTCATCATCGTTACATCACTGCATCGCGATTTTCTGCCTTCAAACTGGTCAAGCTACGCGCCAACGCGGATCGAAGTGGCCACGTTGCTCGGCAGTTTCGGCCTGTTTTTCACCTGTTTCCTGTTGTTCTGTAGGTTTTTGCCCGTAATCGCGGTTGCGGAAGTGAAGGGTGTACTTAAGCACACCTGGCCGCACTCACAGGTTGGCGACCGGGATGGAAACCCGGTGGAGGTCCAGCATGTCTAGCCGTAGATTGATCGGAGTCTTTGAGAATGAAGAAAAAACCATTCAGGCAATCGAAGCGTCCCGTCAACGCGGTTACAAAGTTGTGGATGTCTTCGGTCCGCATGGCAGTCACGAGATCGAGCGGGCGATGGCGCTCTCTCCTTCTCGTATTCCGTGGGTAGTGTTTGCCATAGGACTGTTGGGCGCTGGGCTCAAAGTTTGGTTTGAGTTCTGGACCACCGCACAGGACTGGCCGCTCAACGTCGGCGGCAAACCTTTCAACTCTTTACCCGCTTTCGTGCCCGTTACTTTCGAAGTGATGGTCCTGTTTGCAGCGGTGTCGGCCGTCATTTCATTCTTTATTGTGTGTCGCCTGTTTCCGGGAAAAAAGACGCAGGTGCCAGTGGAAGGAATTACAGATGACCGATTCGCCCTGGTGCTGGAGCAAACCGACTCTCGTTTCGATGTAGCGGTCGTGGCGAGATTGTTGTTTACCCTCGGCGCTGTCGCTGTGCGCGAACAACTGGCGGAGGAGGTGCCTGCATGAATGTACGCAAGCGCGCTTTTGTGAATGTTTTCTTACTCCTGTTGCTGGTCGCAGTGGCAAGCACGAGCTGGTTCCTACGAAGTTCGGTTTCCAACACGAATTACGAATTTCTGCCCGATATGGCGCATTCGCCCCGATTTGCCGCGTATTCTAGTAACCCCAATTTCTCGGATGGGCAAACCTTGCAGGCACCGCCAACAGGAACCATCCCGCGAGAACATCAGGTTCTTCATTACACCTCGGCCCAGGCAGACGCATTGCGTGCCGGCGCAGAGCTGAGCAATCCATACGGCCCTGGCACGAACAATTCACTCCAGCGGGGTGCCAAGGTGTTCGGTAACTACTGCGTCGTTTGCCATGGCTCTGACGGTGCTGGAATGGGACCCGTTGCACAGCGAGGCTTTCCCCCGCCCCCCTCTCTCTTGTTGCCTCATGCTGTGCAGATGAGAGACGGCCAGATGTTCCATGTCCTTACTTACGGACAGAACAACATGCCGGCTTATGCCAGCCAACTGACAGAAGAGGATCGATGGAACGTCATCACTCACGTGCGTTCCATGCAGAACGCTTCCTTGAAAATGAGCGCTGCACAGACACCTCCGGCTGTGCCGAAGGGAGAAGCGCAATGACTACTTCGGATTTTTCTTTCAGTGCACCAAGAGCACTTTTGAACAAGCTTCGTTTGTTCCTCGCGGCAGGCGCAACCATTCTCATCGCGGCCATCTTTGTCGCACCTCCCAGAGGTTGGAGTGGCATTCTCCTCGGCAGTTACTACCTGGTCTCACTCGGTCTTGCGGCCATCGTGTTTATCGCTTTGCAGTACGTGAGCGGCGCCAGTTGGGGGGTGGCGCTGCGACGAATTCCTGAAGCGATGACGGCCGCTATTCCGCTGGGCGGAGTTGGGATCCTTGCCGTTCTGTTTTTCTATCCTGAGATATATCCCTGGGCGAACGCGGAAGTTCACAACAACCTGCCCGCATTCAAGCAGTTATGGCTCGGTCTTGGCTTCGTTCGGCTCCGTGCAATCGCTTACATCCTGCTATGGATAGCGTTCGCTTTTATGCTGTTGCGCCGCTCTCGCCGGCAGGACAGCGATGCGCGGTTCTCGCACACTCGGGCCAATATTCGAATATCTGCCATGTTCATTGTTGTGTTTGCTATCACTTTTTGGCTGGCGAGCGTGGATTGGATAATGTCACTGGAGCCAGACTGGGCAAGCACAATTTTCGGCATGTACACCTTTGCCGGCCTTTTTGTCAGTGGACTGGCTTCCATCACCTTGTTATCGGTTTGGCTTCAACGGCGTAAGCCGATGAATTCAATCATCACGCATCATCATCTGCACGATTGCGGCAAGCTCATTTTCGCGTTCAGCACATTCTGGATGTATCTGTGGTTCAGCCAGTACATGCTCATCTGGTACGCCAATCTTCCAGAAGAGACAGGGTATTACGTTCACCGATTGCATGGCTTCTGGCAACCTCTGTTCTTGCTGAACTTGGCACTGAACTGGGTTGTTCCATTTTTCGTGCTACTGCCGAAAAGAAATAAGCAGAATCCAGACGTGCTTCTGCGCGTTTCCATCGCCCTGGTGGTGGGTCACTGGCTGGATCTCTACCTTTTGATAGCTCCGCCGATTATCGGCTCGCAGCCTCGACTCGGCGTTTGGGAAATCGGCTGTGCCGCGACAGTGGTGGGCGTCTTCGGACTCTCGTTCTTCTCGGCTTTCAAACGTGTCCCGGTTGTGCCAACCGGTGACCCGTACTTGGCCGAAAGCGTCGAGTATCACGCCTAGGCAAGAACGACGATGTAACATGCGTGGACAACAGAAGGTTGAATCAGTCAAGGCGTTTCGCGCGGCCCCTGAGGTTGCGAGGGAACTCGAGGGTATTGGAAGGAAGTGTGAAGCACGAACTGGATCGATCCTGTTCAGACGCGGACAGGTCAGCAAAGGTCTTTACGTTGTATTGAGTGGGAGAGCTGTACTATCGTCGGGAGAGGATCCAACGCGCATCGTGCGAGTCGCGGATAAAGGCTGCCTGTTGGGTCTCCCAGCCACGGTAAGCGGTCGCCCGTACAGCTTGACGGCCGAGATAGTTACTCACACCAAGCTGAGCTTTATATCAACCAAGCGGTTTCGCAGACTCTTGGTCGACAAACCTGCTTTGGGATTCAAGATCCTAGAAATGCTAGCGAGCGAAGTCTCAGTACTTCGGAAATTGACCGTGTATAAGGTGTAGCAGAATCTCGTCCCGAGGCGCTCAGCGAGTCGTTCGAGTTAGTGGAAACGGTCACGAAGCAGAAACGTACCGTCACCGATCCGGCACATCTCGGAAATCAAGGATAGAAGGGCCGCAAGCAACGTCGAAAAACGATAGGACCGTGCCTCGGCCGACGGAATCGCTGTGTCTCTTTCTGCAAATATCGCGAAACGTTTTTCGCCGATTTGCCCTCCATTAAGAGTGGAGTAATTTTCGGCTTGCGTGAGTAGTCGATGTAATTGCCACATATATTGCGCGTAAGTTATTGGCATTAAAGGAGCAACATGCCCGAATATCTGACGGAGTTTAAGCATAAGGAGGATGTTGCGGCTGGCACGATGGCATTTCATTTCCGAAAACCTGACGGATTCCAATTTCGTGCTGGGCAGGCAATCGATGTTACGCTGATTGATCCGCCTGAGACCGATGCCGAGGGAAACACACGCGCGTTTTCCATCGCTAGTGCCCCGTCCGACCCCGACCTGGTTATTGCCACGCGCATGCGCAACAGCGCGTTCAAGCGAGTGCTCAAAGTCGCTGGGCCAGGTCTGAAAGTCAAGCTCGACGGCCCCACTGGATCACTTACGCTTCACAAGAATTCGAACAAATCGGCCGTCTTTCTGGCTGGCGGCATTGGGATCACGCCGTTTCGCAGCATGGCACGCGATGCTGCGTCTCAGAAGCTTCCTCACGAGATCTTCCTGTTCTATTCAAATCGTCGGCCGGTGGACGCTGCCTTTCTTCAGGAGCTTCAGCAGCTACAGAGAACAAATCCGCACTTTCACCTGGTGGCGACGATGACGAAGACGGACAAGTCGCAATTGAATTGGAGTGGCGACACAGGGTATCTAACTGCCGAAAAACTCCAGCAACATCTTTCAGTGCTCCAGGGCCCGATTTATTACATCGCGGGTCCGCCGTCGATGGTGGCGGCCATGCGCACGATGCTGATTGAAGCAGCCGTTGACGAGGACGATATCCGTACCGAAGACTTCGCCGGATATTAAGCGTAATTGTTAGGCATATACTTATCTGGCTGCCATTTGGCTGCCAATAAGGGGAAAATGGCAGCCAATATCAA encodes:
- a CDS encoding nitrate reductase subunit alpha produces the protein MKTRDAISWIKDEVDPRLRSWEEFYRNRWQHDKIVRSTHGVNCTGGCSWQIHVKDGIVTWEMQGLDYPLLETGLPPYEPRGCQRGISYSWYLYSPLRVKYPYTRGALLDLWKEARTQFDDPVDAWKSLVENPESRRRWQRARGKGGFRRADWDTVLELMAAAQIYTIKKYGPDRIAGFSPIPAMSMISYAGGARMLQLMGGVSLSFYDWYCDLPPASPETWGEQTDVQESADWYNAKLLAVMGSNLNMTRTPDCHFAAEARHNGSKMWVFTPDFAQVSKYADEWVAINAGQDGAWWMAVNHVLLKEFHYEKPTPYFLEYAKKYSDAPYLVELQEAEGEFHAGQMLRANRLRGYENIENGDWKFLMWDAKENRPKMPMGSSGFRWGKEKGKWNLLLKDGVDGSEIDPVLSFLDDRDDVACVAFDDFGEGRRVKRCVPVRRVTTSDGNTVTVATVYDLLFAQYGVSRGMAGEYPTNYDDPTQPYTPAWSEKYTGMGRDTLIRFAREWGNTAAATNGKCTVIIGAGINHWYHGNLMYRSAIHALIFCGCIGVNGGGLAHYVGQEKLAPGESWGAIAFGKDWIPASRLQNAPSWHYVNTDQWRYERSFTDYHTVPQANGNGSLAKGHTIDLQVRAVRSGWLPFYPQFNKNSLDLVREAEAAGRHTNEEIVDYTVQQLKNKNLKFAVEDPDAPENWPRVWFIWRGNALMASAKGHEYFLKHYLGTHSNLISKDIAGDSVEEVEYTREAPEGKMDLIIDLNFRMDTSALYSDIVLPAATFYEKADLNSTDMHSFIHPLSPAVPPSWESKSDWQIFRAIAKKVSELAPKHFPEPVRDIVAMPLAHDTAAEIAQAAIRDWSKGECEAIPGKTMPGLKIVERDYRNLYNQFISFGPQVPASGLGAHGTHYDVKDEYEAALGECPSVEWEGKRFPSLKEDEHACNLILRFATVTNGELSYRSYKNIEEKAGVPLAHLAERNRGMRVSYKDLQSQPRRFINSPMWSGLIENGRAYSPFTYNVECMVPWRTLTGRQHLYLDHQMYIDFGEHLPTYKPKPLPVKYNDIWYSLPDNATKMLNYLTPHGKWHIHSTYGDNQRMTTLSRGVEPFWMNDKDAAEINIEDNDWVEVHNDNGVVVTRAAVSARIPRGICIQYHSPERTYSVPTSPLRGHKRAGGHNSLTRTRLKPNLMCGGYGQFTFHFNYWGPIGCNRDTHVLVRKLPELKW
- the narH gene encoding nitrate reductase subunit beta — encoded protein: MNVRSQVSMVFHLDKCIGCHTCSIACKNIWTDRRGTEYMWWNNVETKPGTGYPTAWEDQGKYKGGWEKKGDEIGLKSQNKGDALFKIFHNPNQPTMDDYYEPWTYDYQHLFNAPEGADQPTARPISMVTGEYINIEAGPNWDDDLGGSPVYAENDPNLEALTPEQREQLFATERLVFFYFPRICNHCLNPACVAACPSGALYKRGEDGIVLIDQKRCRGWRACVAACPYKKTYFNWATGKSEKCILCFPRLETGQAPACFHSCVGRIRYLGVLLYDADRIEEVAKLPDDQLIEGQRSLILDPFDPEVIAAARTSGVHDSVVESAQKSPVYQFVKVWKMALPPHLEYRTLPMLFYVPPMSPVMANKQNDVIDNNTTEFFHDIESSRVPIAYLARLMGCNQESKVRYALRKQKAVRWYRRAVTVGDISMETAQRMLAEADCSPCEAEAIYKLTSLCTFDDRFVIPPMHREEALEMMKDPYEHKASTGFGFVGAPQRGM
- the narI gene encoding respiratory nitrate reductase subunit gamma — its product is MTTTALLDMFSFAVLPYVAIFTFLLVTIERYRKAPFTYSSLSSQFLENGQHFWGLVSFHYGILALFVGHLIGFLLPRQVLWWNNRPARLYVLEISALVFGLMTLIGLCSAIHRRVFTSKARIVTSVADWVVLGLLVFQAALGIYISVFHPWGSSWFAASASPYIFSIFKFNPDTTYLTTLPWTVKQHITNAWLIIALFPFTRLVHVIVAPFPYLWRKPELVRWYGIRRIAPLWKRNLQTGAVAKAASVTKG
- a CDS encoding cytochrome c3 family protein, with amino-acid sequence MLNGLLNAAGSRVATILLVVGLVFALLTAAPNLAMVHLPGNQQGYEPAQPIAFSHRLHAGELQVQCLYCHSGAERSRHAGIPAASTCMNCHRFVTATRGAVRAEDELAQQEKRSPRRIVSPELKKLYDALALDEKLQRDYTRPLQPIRWTKVYNLPDFVYFDHRPHVNAGVTCQSCHGSVETMERVRQSGDLSMGWCVNCHRGVNGAGLDGKGNFTTAPAPAFTGAKPVTRRVYASTDCSTCHY